One Melanotaenia boesemani isolate fMelBoe1 chromosome 8, fMelBoe1.pri, whole genome shotgun sequence DNA segment encodes these proteins:
- the usp33 gene encoding ubiquitin carboxyl-terminal hydrolase 33 isoform X2 produces MPPSSSCDCPHLDCVGEITKEELIQKSHGQCQDCKVRGPNLWACLENGCAYVGCGESHTDHSTVHSQETRHNLTVNLTTLRVWCYACGKEVFLERKLGPHSPHANIKPLPLTQNASQDNNKAPGSPTSLRVPSNGACEDLDMEMEEEDDLRARGLTGLKNIGNTCYMNAALQALSNCPPLTQFFLECGGLVRTDKKPALCKSYQKLVSDLWHKNRPSYVVPTNLFQGIKAINPMFRGYSQQDSQEFLRCLMDQLHEELKESMPEPYDQSNSIAMDDGPEEDNHSQSDNDFQSCESCGSSERADNEVQGGNVLMEDTNEAEMLIAENDEIQANREWQKEKNMINDFYRSGVNGVMGGSNGADIDKDVDTSTEATPIISSQGAIKVQGRTSDCFPDIQISNTTRPQSPVPMEGHIPKTSSSPPKAASSWPSLNPAHKKVTTFTPPKNKRQKKYRSVISDVFDGTIVSSVQCLTCDRVSVTLENFQDISLPIPGKEDLAKLHSSTHQTSLVKAGSCGEAYAPQGWIAFVMEYIKSWFWGPVVTLQDCLAAFFARDELKGDNMYSCEKCKKLRNGVKFCKMQNLPEILCIHLKRFRHELMFSTKISTHVSFPLEGLDLQPFLAKDGSAQTTNYDLLSVICHHGTASSGHYIAYCRNDMNNLWYEFDDQSVTEVSESCVQNAEAYVLFYKKSNEDAVKERRRVSGLFNMMEPSLLQFYVSRQWLNKFKTFAEPGPISNDDFLCVHGGVPPNKATFIDDLVVMLPQNVWDHLYSRYGGGPAVNHLYVCHTCQIEIEKLEKRRKSELDMFVRLNKAFQEEETPVVIYCISMQWFREWEGFVKGKDNDTPGPIDNSKITVNKNGHLILKQGADSGQISEETWNFLHSIYGGGPLLTVRPNISHQEADTSQSEEKIEVETRSV; encoded by the exons ATGCCGCCATCATCTAGCTGTGACTGCCCTCACCTGGACTGCGTGGGGGAGATCACCAAGGAGGAACTTATTCAGAAGTCCCAT GGCCAGTGCCAAGACTGTAAAGTCAGAGGACCAAATCTGTGGGCATGTTTGGAG aacggCTGTGCATATGTGGGCTGTGGAGAATCTCACACCGATCACAGCACTGTTCACTCGCAG GAGACGAGGCACAACCTCACTGTGAATTTGACCACGCTTCGAGTGTGGTGCTATGCCTGCGGCAAAGAGGTTTTCCTGGAGCGGAAACTTGGTCCACATTCGCCCCACGCCAACATCAAACCCCTCCCCTTAACGCAGAATGCTAGTCAG GACAACAACAAGGCTCCTGGGAGCCCAACCTCTCTGAGAGTGCCCTCTAATGGAGCCTGTGAAGATCTAGacatggagatggaggaggaggacgacTTGCGTGCCAGAG GTCTGACAGGGCTGAAGAATATAGGCAACACATGCTACATGAATGCTGCCCTTCAGGCTCTGTCCAACTG CCCACCCTTGACGCAGTTTTTTCTCGAATGTGGCGGCCTGGTGAGGACGGACAAAAAGCCTGCTCTCTGCAAAAGCTACCAGAAGCTGGTTTCAGACTTGTGGCACAAGAACAG ACCGTCTTATGTGGTCCCGACCAATTTGTTCCAGGGGATCAAAGCCATAAATCCTATGTTCAGAGGGTATTCTCAGCAG GACTCCCAGGAATTTCTGCGCTGTTTAATGGATCAACTTCACGAGGAGCTCAAGGAATCGATGCCTGAGCCCTATGACCAGTCCAACAGCATCGCCATGGACGACGGGCCCGAGGAGGATAACCACAGCCAGTCAGATAATGACTTCCAGTCATGTGAGTCCTGTGGCAGCAGCGAGAGGGCTGATAATGAGGTGCAGGGTGGGAATGTTCTCATGGAAGACACGAACGAGGCAGAGATGCTGATTGCTGAGAATGATGAGATCCAGGCCAACAGGGAGTGGCAGAAGGAGAAGAACATGATCAATGATTTTTATCGATCTGGGGTAAACGGTGTAATGGGTGGAAGCAATGGGGCAGACATTGACAAAGATGTTGACACCTCCACTGAGGCCACGCCCATTATTAGCAGCCAAGGAGCCATCAAGGTTCAAGGCAGGACATCAG ATTGCTTTCCAGATATTCAAATTTCCAACACTACAAGACCACAAAGTCCAGTCCCTATGGAAGGACATATTCCCAAAACGTCCAGCAGCCCACCCAAAGCTGCCTCTAGCTGGCCCAGCTTGAATCCTGCTCACAAGAAAG TTACCACATTCACCCCACCAAAGAACAAGCGTCAGAAGAAATACCGCAGTGTCATTTCAGATGTATTTGATGGGACCATTGTCAGCTCAGTTCAGTGCCTCACCTGCGATCGG GTGTCTGTGACCCTGGAGAACTTCCAGGATATATCGTTGCCCATTCCCGGGAAAGAAGACTTAGCCAAGCTCCACTCATCCACCCACCAGACGTCCCTGGTAAAAGCTGGCTCCTGTGGGGAAGCTTATGCACCTCAAGGCTGGATAGCATTTGTCATGGAATACATTAAGAG ctggTTCTGGGGTCCGGTGGTTACGCTACAAGACTGCCTGGCAGCGTTCTTTGCCAGGGATGAACTAAAAG GAGACAATATGTACAGTTGTGAAAAATGCAAGAA ATTACGAAATGGGGTCAAGttttgtaaaatgcagaatttgCCAGAG ATTCTGTGTATTCACTTGAAGCGCTTCAGACATGAACTGATGTTCTCCACCAAGATAAGCACCCATGTGTCTTTCCCACTTGAGGGCCTGGATCTGCAGCCTTTTTTGGCCAAAGACGGCTCCGCCCAGACCACCAACTATGACCTGCTGTCAGTCATCTGTCACCATGGCACTGCCAGCA GTGGCCACTACATAGCATACTGCAGGAATGATATGAATAATCTGTGGTATGAATTTGATGACCAAAGTGTGACCGAGGTGTCTGAATCCTGTGTCCAGAATGCTGAAGCATATGTCCTCTTCTATAA AAAGAGCAACGAGGACGCAGTGAAGGAACGTAGGAGGGTGTCAGGCTTATTCAACATGATGGAGCCCAGCCTTCTGCAGTTCTACGTCTCCCGCCAGTGGCTTAACAAGTTCAAGACCTTTGCTGAGCCAGGCCCCATTTCCAATGATGACTTTTTGTGTGTACATGGAG GTGTGCCTCCCAACAAAGCCACATTCATTGATGATCTGGTGGTGATGCTGCCACAGAACGTGTGGGATCACCTTTACAGCAG ATATGGAGGGGGGCCAGCTGTTAACCACCTGTATGTCTGCCACACTTGTCAGATTGAGATAGAGAAACTAGAAAAACGACGCAAGTCTGAGCTGGACATGTTTGTCAGG CTGAACAAGGCGTTCCAGGAGGAGGAGACTCCGGTGGTCATATACTGCATCAGCATGCAGTGGTTTCGTGAGTGGGAGGGCTTTGTCAAAGGAAAAGACAATG ataCACCAGGACCCATTGATAATTCCAAGATAACAGTAAACAAGAATGGCCATCTGATTCTTAAACaag GGGCGGACTCGGGGCAGATCTCTGAAGAGACGTGGAACTTCCTCCACTCCATCTACGGCGGCGGTCCATTGTTAACAGTGCGGCCAAACATCAGTCACCAGGAAGCCGACACATCACAGTCGGAGGAGAAGATTGAGGTGGAGACGCGCTCAGTTTGA
- the usp33 gene encoding ubiquitin carboxyl-terminal hydrolase 33 isoform X1, with the protein MPPSSSCDCPHLDCVGEITKEELIQKSHGQCQDCKVRGPNLWACLENGCAYVGCGESHTDHSTVHSQETRHNLTVNLTTLRVWCYACGKEVFLERKLGPHSPHANIKPLPLTQNASQDNNKAPGSPTSLRVPSNGACEDLDMEMEEEDDLRARGLTGLKNIGNTCYMNAALQALSNCPPLTQFFLECGGLVRTDKKPALCKSYQKLVSDLWHKNRPSYVVPTNLFQGIKAINPMFRGYSQQDSQEFLRCLMDQLHEELKESMPEPYDQSNSIAMDDGPEEDNHSQSDNDFQSCESCGSSERADNEVQGGNVLMEDTNEAEMLIAENDEIQANREWQKEKNMINDFYRSGVNGVMGGSNGADIDKDVDTSTEATPIISSQGAIKVQGRTSDCFPDIQISNTTRPQSPVPMEGHIPKTSSSPPKAASSWPSLNPAHKKAVTTFTPPKNKRQKKYRSVISDVFDGTIVSSVQCLTCDRVSVTLENFQDISLPIPGKEDLAKLHSSTHQTSLVKAGSCGEAYAPQGWIAFVMEYIKSWFWGPVVTLQDCLAAFFARDELKGDNMYSCEKCKKLRNGVKFCKMQNLPEILCIHLKRFRHELMFSTKISTHVSFPLEGLDLQPFLAKDGSAQTTNYDLLSVICHHGTASSGHYIAYCRNDMNNLWYEFDDQSVTEVSESCVQNAEAYVLFYKKSNEDAVKERRRVSGLFNMMEPSLLQFYVSRQWLNKFKTFAEPGPISNDDFLCVHGGVPPNKATFIDDLVVMLPQNVWDHLYSRYGGGPAVNHLYVCHTCQIEIEKLEKRRKSELDMFVRLNKAFQEEETPVVIYCISMQWFREWEGFVKGKDNDTPGPIDNSKITVNKNGHLILKQGADSGQISEETWNFLHSIYGGGPLLTVRPNISHQEADTSQSEEKIEVETRSV; encoded by the exons ATGCCGCCATCATCTAGCTGTGACTGCCCTCACCTGGACTGCGTGGGGGAGATCACCAAGGAGGAACTTATTCAGAAGTCCCAT GGCCAGTGCCAAGACTGTAAAGTCAGAGGACCAAATCTGTGGGCATGTTTGGAG aacggCTGTGCATATGTGGGCTGTGGAGAATCTCACACCGATCACAGCACTGTTCACTCGCAG GAGACGAGGCACAACCTCACTGTGAATTTGACCACGCTTCGAGTGTGGTGCTATGCCTGCGGCAAAGAGGTTTTCCTGGAGCGGAAACTTGGTCCACATTCGCCCCACGCCAACATCAAACCCCTCCCCTTAACGCAGAATGCTAGTCAG GACAACAACAAGGCTCCTGGGAGCCCAACCTCTCTGAGAGTGCCCTCTAATGGAGCCTGTGAAGATCTAGacatggagatggaggaggaggacgacTTGCGTGCCAGAG GTCTGACAGGGCTGAAGAATATAGGCAACACATGCTACATGAATGCTGCCCTTCAGGCTCTGTCCAACTG CCCACCCTTGACGCAGTTTTTTCTCGAATGTGGCGGCCTGGTGAGGACGGACAAAAAGCCTGCTCTCTGCAAAAGCTACCAGAAGCTGGTTTCAGACTTGTGGCACAAGAACAG ACCGTCTTATGTGGTCCCGACCAATTTGTTCCAGGGGATCAAAGCCATAAATCCTATGTTCAGAGGGTATTCTCAGCAG GACTCCCAGGAATTTCTGCGCTGTTTAATGGATCAACTTCACGAGGAGCTCAAGGAATCGATGCCTGAGCCCTATGACCAGTCCAACAGCATCGCCATGGACGACGGGCCCGAGGAGGATAACCACAGCCAGTCAGATAATGACTTCCAGTCATGTGAGTCCTGTGGCAGCAGCGAGAGGGCTGATAATGAGGTGCAGGGTGGGAATGTTCTCATGGAAGACACGAACGAGGCAGAGATGCTGATTGCTGAGAATGATGAGATCCAGGCCAACAGGGAGTGGCAGAAGGAGAAGAACATGATCAATGATTTTTATCGATCTGGGGTAAACGGTGTAATGGGTGGAAGCAATGGGGCAGACATTGACAAAGATGTTGACACCTCCACTGAGGCCACGCCCATTATTAGCAGCCAAGGAGCCATCAAGGTTCAAGGCAGGACATCAG ATTGCTTTCCAGATATTCAAATTTCCAACACTACAAGACCACAAAGTCCAGTCCCTATGGAAGGACATATTCCCAAAACGTCCAGCAGCCCACCCAAAGCTGCCTCTAGCTGGCCCAGCTTGAATCCTGCTCACAAGAAAG CAGTTACCACATTCACCCCACCAAAGAACAAGCGTCAGAAGAAATACCGCAGTGTCATTTCAGATGTATTTGATGGGACCATTGTCAGCTCAGTTCAGTGCCTCACCTGCGATCGG GTGTCTGTGACCCTGGAGAACTTCCAGGATATATCGTTGCCCATTCCCGGGAAAGAAGACTTAGCCAAGCTCCACTCATCCACCCACCAGACGTCCCTGGTAAAAGCTGGCTCCTGTGGGGAAGCTTATGCACCTCAAGGCTGGATAGCATTTGTCATGGAATACATTAAGAG ctggTTCTGGGGTCCGGTGGTTACGCTACAAGACTGCCTGGCAGCGTTCTTTGCCAGGGATGAACTAAAAG GAGACAATATGTACAGTTGTGAAAAATGCAAGAA ATTACGAAATGGGGTCAAGttttgtaaaatgcagaatttgCCAGAG ATTCTGTGTATTCACTTGAAGCGCTTCAGACATGAACTGATGTTCTCCACCAAGATAAGCACCCATGTGTCTTTCCCACTTGAGGGCCTGGATCTGCAGCCTTTTTTGGCCAAAGACGGCTCCGCCCAGACCACCAACTATGACCTGCTGTCAGTCATCTGTCACCATGGCACTGCCAGCA GTGGCCACTACATAGCATACTGCAGGAATGATATGAATAATCTGTGGTATGAATTTGATGACCAAAGTGTGACCGAGGTGTCTGAATCCTGTGTCCAGAATGCTGAAGCATATGTCCTCTTCTATAA AAAGAGCAACGAGGACGCAGTGAAGGAACGTAGGAGGGTGTCAGGCTTATTCAACATGATGGAGCCCAGCCTTCTGCAGTTCTACGTCTCCCGCCAGTGGCTTAACAAGTTCAAGACCTTTGCTGAGCCAGGCCCCATTTCCAATGATGACTTTTTGTGTGTACATGGAG GTGTGCCTCCCAACAAAGCCACATTCATTGATGATCTGGTGGTGATGCTGCCACAGAACGTGTGGGATCACCTTTACAGCAG ATATGGAGGGGGGCCAGCTGTTAACCACCTGTATGTCTGCCACACTTGTCAGATTGAGATAGAGAAACTAGAAAAACGACGCAAGTCTGAGCTGGACATGTTTGTCAGG CTGAACAAGGCGTTCCAGGAGGAGGAGACTCCGGTGGTCATATACTGCATCAGCATGCAGTGGTTTCGTGAGTGGGAGGGCTTTGTCAAAGGAAAAGACAATG ataCACCAGGACCCATTGATAATTCCAAGATAACAGTAAACAAGAATGGCCATCTGATTCTTAAACaag GGGCGGACTCGGGGCAGATCTCTGAAGAGACGTGGAACTTCCTCCACTCCATCTACGGCGGCGGTCCATTGTTAACAGTGCGGCCAAACATCAGTCACCAGGAAGCCGACACATCACAGTCGGAGGAGAAGATTGAGGTGGAGACGCGCTCAGTTTGA